One window of the Schistosoma mansoni, WGS project CABG00000000 data, supercontig 0125, strain Puerto Rico, whole genome shotgun sequence genome contains the following:
- a CDS encoding family S12 unassigned peptidase (S12 family): MVVVPFSFAKLYQDELLDIESSIQHYLPQFVVANVTVSDLLTHQSGFPYFVGHASLAKWRDDHRNALNDIINQIPPVLPRTQVFHLHSMALLSDAIVRKVDHKKRTLARYFMEEIAWPLGLDMLIGIPRTQLYRVARTYHANALSVFSAILHLDVTYPWKNLVTAGWLPYSKERNMALNVFDDYELYYNWNPDLLEIPLVSSHLFTNARNLARLFTLLENSDKLTNTTVSDNIPFVFKKSIRNWMLQVVNTSSYDPVLHRYLKLSSAGFMVTNSPKNTLMFGMWDDILGQGVFIDPQLQLTWAYVTNHAHARSLNKDFILNSLIDSVYSCIKE; this comes from the exons ATGGTTGTTGTTCCTTTCTCATTCGCTAAGTTGTACCAAGA CGAACTTCTGGATATTGAATCTTCGATACAACATTATCTTCCTCAATTCGTGGTTGCCAATGTTACTGTATCTGATTTACTCACGCATCAG TCCGGTTTTCCATACTTTGTAGGTCACGCATCCCTAGCTAAATGGAGAGATGACCACAGGAATGCGCTGAATGACATCATTAATCAGATACCTCCTGTCCTACCAC GAACTCAAGTGTTTCATCTACACTCAATGGCCTTATTGTCTGATGCAATCGTGCGCAAAGTAGACCACAAGAAACGGACACTGGCACGTTATTTCATGGAAGAAATCGCATGGCCTCTTG GTTTAGATATGCTTATTGGGATTCCACGTACCCAACTATATCGTGTTGCACGAACATATCACGCCAATGCTTTAAGTGTATTTAGCGCCATTTTACATTTAGACGTGACATATCCGTGGAAAAATCTGGTCACTGCTGGTTGGCTTCCGTACTCAAAAGAGCGAAATATGGCGTTGAACGTGTTTGATGATTATGAG CTTTATTATAATTGGAACCCTGATCTTTTGGAAATCCCACTGGTTTCATCACACCTGTTCACAAACGCACGAAATCTGGCTCGTCTGTTTACTCTTTTGGAAAACTCAGATAAATTAACGAATACGACGGTATCAGACAATATACCATTCGTCTTCAAAAAGTCGATACGAAATTGGATGCTACAGGTTGTTAATACATCTTCTTATGATCCAGTTCTTCACCGGTATTTAAAACTCAGTTCGGCAGGCTTTATGGTCACGAATTCACCAAAG AATACCTTAATGTTTGGCATGTGGGATGATATTCTTGGTCAAGGAGTTTTTATTGATCCTCAGCTACAACTAACATGGGCCTATGTGACTAATCATGCACATGCTCGATCTCTTAACAaggattttattttaaattctttGATTGATTCTGTTTATTCTTGCATCAAGGAATAG